Proteins encoded together in one Rhizobacter sp. J219 window:
- a CDS encoding arylesterase encodes MRRRSLLAHCTALALMSAGAGLPAWAASRHTILVVGDSLSAEYGLERGKGWVALLEKQLAQDKQSATVVNASISGDTTSGGRSRLPALLKQHRPTLVVIELGANDALRGLPLSMTQDNLLAMARAAKAAGAKVLLVGMQVPPNYGRRYSDDFAALFGTVSKAENTALVPFLLKGVADVPNAETLFQADRIHPNAKAHPTMLANVWAGLKPMLR; translated from the coding sequence ATGAGACGCAGGTCGCTGCTGGCCCACTGTACCGCGCTTGCACTGATGAGCGCTGGCGCCGGGTTGCCCGCATGGGCCGCGAGCCGCCACACCATTCTCGTGGTGGGCGACAGCCTCTCGGCCGAATACGGACTTGAGCGGGGCAAGGGCTGGGTCGCGCTGCTGGAGAAGCAGCTCGCGCAAGACAAGCAGAGCGCCACCGTCGTCAACGCCAGCATCAGCGGCGACACCACCTCCGGCGGACGCTCGCGTCTGCCGGCGCTGCTCAAGCAGCATCGGCCCACGCTGGTGGTGATCGAACTCGGCGCCAACGACGCGCTGCGCGGACTGCCGCTTTCCATGACCCAGGACAACCTGCTCGCGATGGCACGCGCCGCCAAGGCCGCCGGCGCCAAGGTGCTGCTGGTGGGCATGCAGGTGCCGCCCAACTACGGCCGGCGCTACAGCGACGATTTCGCGGCCCTCTTCGGCACCGTCTCCAAGGCCGAGAACACCGCGCTCGTGCCCTTCCTGCTGAAGGGCGTGGCCGACGTGCCGAATGCCGAAACCTTGTTCCAGGCCGACCGCATCCACCCGAACGCCAAGGCCCACCCGACGATGCTCGCCAACGTGTGGGCGGGGCTGAAGCCGATGCTGCGCTGA
- a CDS encoding ABC transporter ATP-binding protein, whose amino-acid sequence MSESIIAVEHVTKQVQDVSGPLTILHDIDFTLAPRQSAAIVGASGSGKSTLLSIVAGLDTPTSGTVRLAGTDLFALDEDARAAVRAAKLGFVFQSFQLLGNLTALENVMLPLELQGRVDARMQATEMLHRVGLGERLTHYPKVLSGGEQQRVALARAFVVKPAVLLADEPTGSLDFATGERVMELMFETNREAGTTLVLVTHDRSIAARCDRQLRIEAGRLATD is encoded by the coding sequence ATGTCCGAATCCATCATTGCCGTCGAGCACGTCACCAAGCAAGTGCAGGACGTCAGCGGCCCGCTGACGATACTGCATGACATCGACTTCACGCTGGCGCCGCGGCAATCGGCCGCGATCGTCGGCGCGAGCGGCTCGGGCAAGAGCACGCTGCTGTCGATCGTCGCGGGCTTGGACACGCCGACGAGCGGAACGGTTCGCCTCGCCGGCACCGATTTGTTCGCACTCGATGAAGATGCCCGCGCCGCGGTGCGGGCTGCCAAGCTCGGCTTCGTCTTCCAGAGCTTCCAGCTGCTGGGCAACCTCACGGCGCTCGAGAACGTGATGCTGCCGCTGGAGCTGCAGGGGCGGGTTGACGCGCGGATGCAAGCCACGGAGATGCTGCACCGTGTGGGCCTGGGCGAGCGGCTCACGCACTACCCCAAGGTGCTCTCGGGCGGCGAGCAGCAGCGTGTGGCGCTCGCACGCGCCTTCGTCGTGAAGCCGGCCGTGCTGCTGGCCGACGAGCCCACCGGCAGCCTCGACTTCGCCACCGGCGAGCGGGTGATGGAGCTGATGTTCGAAACCAACCGCGAGGCCGGCACGACGCTCGTGCTCGTCACCCACGACCGCAGCATCGCCGCGCGCTGCGACCGGCAGCTCAGGATCGAAGCCGGCCGCCTCGCCACCGACTGA
- a CDS encoding peptidylprolyl isomerase, protein MKKLSLAGRASLLALSAALLSPLAAQAQNIAIVNGKPVPKSRADVLLQQATRGGQPKTPELEAQVKDEIVLREMFMQEAEKLGLARTADYKAQMELARQSIMIRELFNDYSKKNPVTDAEVKAEYEKHKAQAGGTEYHARHILVEKEEEAKALIKEIKAGAKFDELAKKHSKDQGSGSNGGDLDWANPNSYVPEFGQALTKLKKGELTETPVKTQYGFHIIKLEDTREASFPSLDEVKPRIQQGLAQQKLAKYRDDIKAKAKTDYKFSQQN, encoded by the coding sequence ATGAAGAAGCTGTCCCTTGCCGGCCGCGCCTCGCTGCTGGCCCTGTCCGCCGCGCTGCTGAGCCCGCTGGCCGCGCAGGCCCAGAACATCGCCATCGTCAACGGCAAGCCGGTGCCCAAGTCGCGCGCCGACGTGCTGCTGCAGCAGGCCACCCGCGGCGGCCAGCCCAAGACGCCTGAACTCGAAGCCCAGGTCAAGGACGAGATCGTGCTGCGCGAGATGTTCATGCAGGAAGCCGAGAAGCTCGGCCTCGCCCGCACGGCCGACTACAAGGCGCAGATGGAACTGGCCCGCCAGAGCATCATGATCCGCGAGCTGTTCAACGACTACAGCAAGAAGAACCCGGTCACCGACGCCGAGGTCAAGGCCGAGTACGAGAAGCACAAGGCCCAGGCCGGCGGCACCGAGTACCACGCCCGCCACATCCTGGTCGAGAAGGAAGAAGAGGCCAAGGCGCTGATCAAGGAGATCAAGGCCGGCGCCAAGTTCGACGAACTCGCCAAGAAGCACTCGAAGGACCAGGGCTCCGGCTCCAACGGCGGCGACCTCGACTGGGCCAACCCCAACTCCTACGTGCCCGAGTTCGGCCAGGCGCTGACCAAGCTCAAGAAGGGCGAGTTGACCGAGACGCCGGTGAAGACGCAGTACGGCTTCCACATCATCAAGCTGGAAGACACGCGCGAGGCCTCATTCCCGAGCCTCGACGAAGTCAAGCCGCGCATCCAGCAGGGCCTCGCCCAGCAGAAGCTCGCCAAGTACCGCGACGACATCAAGGCCAAGGCCAAGACCGACTACAAGTTCTCGCAGCAGAACTGA
- a CDS encoding BolA family transcriptional regulator: MPVTASEIEAALREQLQPDELSITDDSHLHAGHAGAREGRHFSVRIVSSRFAGTPRLKRHRLVYDALHFLMPRGIHALAIDARAPGEG, encoded by the coding sequence ATGCCCGTCACCGCCTCGGAAATCGAGGCTGCATTGCGCGAGCAATTGCAGCCCGACGAACTCTCCATCACCGACGACAGCCACCTGCATGCCGGCCATGCGGGCGCACGCGAAGGCCGTCACTTCAGCGTGCGCATCGTCAGCAGCCGCTTCGCCGGCACGCCCCGTTTGAAGCGTCATCGCCTCGTATATGATGCCCTCCACTTTTTGATGCCACGCGGCATTCACGCCCTGGCGATCGACGCCCGCGCACCGGGTGAAGGTTGA
- a CDS encoding septation protein A produces MKLLLDFLPLLLFFGTFKFAEAHKEWAAAFASDHLGFLVSGGVVGVEEAPVLLATLVVIAATLVQVAVLKLRGRKIDLMLWITLALVVVLGGATVWFHNATFIKWKPSAAFWGMGLALWVSQAIFKKNLLQSMIGGELSLPPTVWQRLNFAWVAFFGLMGLLNLYVAYSFSTSTWATFKVFGVYGLMIAFTVAQVVYLSRYLKDAPESAPAADKQP; encoded by the coding sequence ATGAAGCTTCTTCTCGATTTCCTCCCGCTGCTGCTCTTCTTCGGCACCTTCAAATTCGCCGAGGCGCACAAGGAATGGGCCGCGGCCTTCGCCAGCGATCACCTGGGCTTTCTCGTGTCGGGCGGTGTGGTCGGCGTCGAAGAAGCGCCTGTCCTGCTCGCCACGTTGGTGGTGATCGCCGCCACGCTGGTGCAGGTCGCGGTGCTCAAGCTCCGGGGCCGCAAGATCGACCTCATGCTCTGGATCACGCTCGCCCTGGTGGTGGTGCTGGGCGGCGCGACGGTCTGGTTCCACAACGCCACGTTCATCAAGTGGAAGCCGAGCGCCGCCTTCTGGGGCATGGGGCTCGCGCTCTGGGTGAGCCAGGCGATCTTCAAGAAGAACCTGCTGCAGTCGATGATCGGCGGCGAATTGAGCCTGCCCCCCACGGTGTGGCAGCGCCTCAACTTCGCCTGGGTTGCGTTCTTTGGTCTGATGGGCCTGCTCAACCTCTACGTGGCCTACAGCTTCAGCACCTCCACCTGGGCCACCTTCAAGGTCTTCGGCGTGTACGGGTTGATGATCGCCTTCACCGTCGCGCAGGTGGTCTACCTGAGCCGCTACCTGAAAGACGCGCCCGAGTCGGCGCCGGCGGCCGACAAGCAACCGTAA
- the msrB gene encoding peptide-methionine (R)-S-oxide reductase MsrB, which produces MSKYKVEKSDAEWRAQLDPMQYEVARHAATERAFTGKYWDHFERGQYNCVGCGTPLFKSDTKFDAGCGWPSYWEPINSEVIERVVDKSHGMVRVEVRCNNCGSHLGHVFEDGPAPTGDRYCINSAAIDFKPST; this is translated from the coding sequence ATGAGCAAGTACAAAGTTGAAAAGTCAGATGCAGAGTGGCGGGCCCAGCTCGACCCGATGCAATACGAAGTGGCACGCCACGCCGCCACCGAACGCGCCTTCACCGGCAAGTACTGGGACCACTTCGAGCGTGGCCAGTACAACTGCGTCGGTTGCGGCACGCCGCTGTTCAAGTCAGACACCAAGTTCGACGCCGGCTGCGGCTGGCCGAGCTACTGGGAGCCGATCAACAGCGAGGTCATCGAACGCGTGGTCGACAAGAGCCACGGCATGGTGCGCGTCGAGGTGCGCTGCAACAACTGCGGCTCGCACCTCGGCCACGTCTTCGAAGACGGCCCTGCTCCCACCGGTGACCGCTACTGCATCAATTCGGCGGCGATAGACTTCAAGCCCTCGACCTGA
- a CDS encoding YdiU family protein, translating to MVEVVDGAPASLVLERRWVNRFATLGERFYTPMQPQGLPDPHWVAWSDRCAELLGLQDEREQLLQPLSGNAPLPGMAPLASVYSGHQFGVWAGQLGDGRAHLLGELDTASGPMEIQLKGAGLTPYSRMGDGRAVLRSSIREFLCSEAMAALGVPTTRALCITGSALPVRRETIETAAVVTRVAPSFIRFGHFEHFTHTAEDTEALRRLADFVIANHYPECATLAQPYAALLEAVARKTAELMAWWQAVGFCHGVMNTDNMSILGLTIDYGPFGFLDAFDPGHVCNHSDHQGRYAYARQPNVGFWNLHALAQGLMPLIDDPEAALAALEPYKTVFPQALKTQMRAKLGLATEQEDDTALIDGLLKCMAADRADFSITFRRLAHFNSAEGATNDRVRDMFLDRPAFDAWAQAYAARLRAEGSVDAERAPRMNRTNPKYILRNHLAEVAIRAAQQGDFSETHKLLKVLEHPYDEQPEHSAYADFPPEWAQAIEVSCSS from the coding sequence ATGGTTGAAGTTGTCGATGGCGCACCTGCGTCGCTTGTGCTTGAACGCCGCTGGGTGAATCGCTTTGCCACGCTGGGTGAGCGTTTCTACACACCCATGCAACCGCAAGGCCTGCCCGATCCGCATTGGGTCGCATGGAGCGATCGTTGCGCCGAACTGCTGGGCCTGCAGGACGAACGCGAGCAGCTGCTGCAGCCACTGAGCGGCAACGCACCGCTGCCGGGCATGGCGCCTCTGGCCAGCGTCTACAGCGGCCACCAGTTCGGCGTGTGGGCGGGGCAGCTCGGCGACGGCCGCGCACACCTGCTCGGCGAGCTCGACACGGCGAGCGGCCCGATGGAGATCCAGCTCAAGGGCGCCGGCCTCACGCCCTACTCGCGCATGGGCGATGGGCGCGCGGTGCTGCGCTCGTCGATCAGAGAATTCCTATGCTCCGAAGCGATGGCCGCGCTCGGCGTGCCGACCACACGCGCGCTGTGCATCACCGGCTCCGCGCTCCCCGTGCGCCGCGAAACCATCGAGACCGCGGCGGTGGTCACGCGCGTGGCGCCGAGCTTCATCCGTTTCGGGCACTTCGAGCATTTCACCCACACGGCCGAAGACACCGAAGCCCTGCGCCGGCTCGCCGACTTCGTCATCGCCAACCACTACCCTGAGTGCGCCACTTTGGCGCAGCCCTATGCGGCCTTGCTTGAAGCGGTGGCGCGCAAGACAGCCGAGTTGATGGCCTGGTGGCAGGCCGTCGGCTTCTGCCACGGGGTGATGAACACCGACAACATGTCGATCCTCGGGCTCACCATCGACTACGGGCCCTTCGGTTTTCTCGATGCCTTCGACCCCGGCCACGTCTGCAACCACTCCGACCACCAGGGCCGCTATGCCTACGCGCGGCAACCGAACGTCGGCTTCTGGAACCTGCATGCCCTGGCGCAAGGCCTGATGCCGCTGATCGACGACCCCGAGGCGGCGCTCGCCGCACTTGAGCCGTACAAGACCGTCTTCCCGCAGGCCCTCAAGACCCAGATGCGCGCCAAGCTGGGCCTGGCCACCGAGCAGGAAGACGACACCGCGCTGATCGACGGTTTGCTCAAGTGCATGGCCGCCGACCGTGCCGACTTCAGCATCACCTTCCGCCGGCTTGCGCACTTCAACTCAGCCGAAGGCGCGACCAACGACCGGGTGCGCGACATGTTCCTCGACCGCCCCGCCTTCGACGCCTGGGCGCAGGCCTACGCCGCTCGGCTGCGCGCCGAAGGCAGCGTCGACGCCGAACGTGCGCCGCGCATGAACCGCACCAACCCGAAATACATCTTGCGCAACCACCTGGCCGAAGTGGCCATCCGCGCCGCCCAGCAAGGTGACTTCAGCGAGACACACAAATTGCTGAAAGTTCTCGAACATCCCTACGACGAACAACCCGAGCATTCGGCGTACGCCGATTTCCCGCCCGAATGGGCGCAAGCCATCGAGGTGTCGTGTTCATCATGA
- a CDS encoding 3-(methylthio)propionyl-CoA ligase, giving the protein MAHLMGQMMEMPLMISSLIKHAARHAADTEIVSKRTEGDIHRYTYKDCELRARKLAQAFARLGCAPGDRVGTLAWNGYRHLEIYYGASGSALVCHTINPRLFPEQIVWIAEDARDRMLCFDLTFLPLVEKIAPMLKSVKHFVLMTDRAHMPASTGLAGLLCYEELVEAEDGNYAWPEFDESTASSICYTSGTTGNPKGAVYSHRSTLLHAYASALPDALGCSAADTILPVVPMFHVNAWGLPYSAPLVGAKLVMPGPHLDGKSLHELFEAEKVTFSAGVPTVWLGLINHVKQNDLKFSTFKRTVIGGSACPPSMLRTLQDEFGVEVIHAWGMTEMSPLGTLAKLKGKHVTLGKEAKERLQFTQGRVVYGVDMLILDDENKPLPWDGKASGNLVVRGPWVIASYFQRAESPLVKVDGLEWFPTGDVATIDADGFMQITDRSKDVIKSGGEWISSIDLENIAMAHPAVHEAAAIACRHPKWDERPLLVVVKKPGAEVSREELLGFFEGRIAKWQIPDDVAFVSEIPHTATGKIQKLKLRELFKDHRLPG; this is encoded by the coding sequence ATGGCGCACCTGATGGGCCAGATGATGGAAATGCCGCTGATGATCTCGTCGCTCATCAAGCACGCGGCACGACACGCGGCCGACACCGAAATCGTCTCCAAGCGAACCGAAGGCGACATCCACCGCTACACCTACAAGGATTGCGAGCTGCGCGCCCGCAAGCTCGCGCAGGCCTTCGCGCGACTGGGGTGCGCACCCGGCGACCGCGTGGGCACGCTCGCATGGAATGGCTATCGCCACCTGGAGATCTATTACGGCGCGTCGGGCTCTGCGCTGGTGTGCCACACCATCAACCCGCGGCTCTTCCCCGAGCAGATCGTCTGGATCGCCGAAGACGCCCGCGACCGCATGCTGTGCTTCGACCTGACCTTCCTGCCGCTGGTGGAGAAGATCGCGCCGATGCTCAAGAGCGTGAAGCACTTCGTGCTGATGACCGACCGCGCGCACATGCCGGCGAGCACGGGACTGGCGGGCCTGCTGTGCTACGAAGAGCTGGTGGAGGCCGAAGACGGCAACTACGCATGGCCTGAATTCGACGAGAGCACCGCCTCGAGCATCTGCTACACCTCGGGCACGACCGGCAACCCGAAGGGCGCCGTGTACAGCCATCGCTCGACGCTGCTGCATGCCTATGCCAGCGCCTTGCCCGATGCGCTGGGCTGCTCGGCGGCCGACACCATCTTGCCGGTGGTGCCGATGTTCCACGTCAACGCATGGGGCCTGCCGTATTCCGCACCGCTGGTCGGCGCGAAGCTCGTGATGCCCGGCCCGCACCTCGATGGCAAGTCGCTGCATGAGCTCTTCGAGGCCGAGAAGGTGACCTTCAGTGCCGGCGTGCCGACGGTGTGGCTGGGCCTCATCAACCACGTGAAGCAGAACGACCTCAAGTTCAGCACCTTCAAGCGCACCGTCATTGGCGGTTCGGCCTGCCCGCCGTCGATGCTGCGCACCTTGCAAGACGAGTTCGGGGTCGAGGTGATCCACGCCTGGGGCATGACGGAGATGTCGCCGCTGGGCACGCTCGCCAAGCTCAAGGGCAAGCACGTCACGCTCGGGAAGGAGGCCAAGGAGCGCCTGCAGTTCACGCAGGGGCGCGTGGTCTACGGCGTCGACATGCTGATCCTCGACGACGAGAACAAGCCGCTGCCGTGGGACGGCAAGGCGTCAGGCAACCTCGTCGTGCGCGGCCCGTGGGTCATCGCGAGCTACTTCCAACGTGCGGAATCGCCGCTCGTGAAGGTCGACGGGCTCGAGTGGTTCCCAACCGGCGACGTGGCCACCATCGACGCCGACGGCTTCATGCAGATCACCGACCGCAGCAAGGACGTCATCAAGTCGGGCGGTGAATGGATCAGCTCCATCGACCTCGAAAACATCGCGATGGCCCACCCGGCGGTGCACGAGGCCGCGGCCATCGCCTGCCGGCATCCGAAGTGGGACGAGCGGCCGCTGCTGGTGGTGGTGAAGAAGCCTGGGGCCGAGGTCAGCCGCGAAGAACTGCTGGGCTTCTTTGAAGGGCGCATCGCCAAGTGGCAGATCCCTGACGACGTCGCATTCGTTAGCGAAATCCCTCATACGGCGACCGGCAAGATTCAGAAACTCAAGCTGAGAGAGTTGTTCAAAGACCATCGGCTCCCTGGTTGA
- a CDS encoding branched-chain amino acid ABC transporter substrate-binding protein yields MKFAKKMFGVSVAAALALNASVAFAQAGETVKLAFIDPLSGPMANIGTNILHTFQYLAERESGKANPAGVKFEVVPFDNKGSAQESLSVLKAATDQGIRYIVQGNGSAPAMALIDAINKHNERNPGKELVLLNYAAVDPDLTNSKCSFWHFRFDADTSMKMEAMTTYMKDDKSVKKVYIIGQNYSHGHQVAKFAKETLARKRPDVQIVGEDLHPIAQVKDFAPYVAKIKQSGADTVITGNWGNDMALLFKAAKDAGLTVNWYTYYAGATGSPTALGDYGLGKVRYVYVSYPNLPGEPMDIMKGFEAKFKGEDFSTATAISVYKTLGAAMAKAKSTDPVKVAKAMEGLSVKIHSGEAQMRASDHQLQQTLYLATWNKVDKKNPVNRENTGNTWHAEKVFEPYVASTPTTCQMKRPS; encoded by the coding sequence ATGAAATTCGCTAAGAAGATGTTCGGCGTGTCGGTGGCTGCGGCCCTGGCGCTCAATGCGAGCGTCGCGTTTGCGCAAGCCGGGGAGACCGTCAAGCTGGCCTTCATCGATCCGCTGTCGGGTCCGATGGCCAACATCGGTACGAACATCTTGCACACCTTCCAGTACCTGGCCGAGCGTGAGAGTGGCAAGGCCAACCCGGCGGGTGTGAAGTTCGAGGTCGTGCCCTTCGACAACAAGGGTTCGGCTCAAGAAAGCCTGAGCGTGCTGAAGGCCGCCACCGACCAGGGCATCCGCTACATCGTGCAAGGCAACGGCTCGGCTCCGGCCATGGCCCTGATCGACGCGATCAACAAGCACAACGAGCGCAACCCCGGCAAGGAACTGGTCCTGCTGAACTACGCCGCGGTGGACCCTGATCTCACCAACAGCAAGTGCAGCTTCTGGCACTTCCGCTTCGACGCCGACACGTCGATGAAGATGGAAGCGATGACGACCTACATGAAGGACGACAAGAGCGTCAAGAAGGTCTACATCATCGGCCAGAACTATTCGCACGGCCACCAGGTCGCCAAGTTCGCCAAGGAAACGCTGGCTCGCAAGCGCCCCGACGTTCAGATCGTCGGTGAAGACCTGCACCCGATTGCCCAGGTGAAGGACTTCGCGCCGTACGTTGCCAAGATCAAGCAGTCGGGCGCCGACACCGTCATCACCGGCAACTGGGGCAACGACATGGCCCTGCTGTTCAAGGCCGCCAAGGACGCCGGCCTGACGGTCAACTGGTACACCTACTACGCCGGTGCCACCGGCTCGCCCACGGCGCTCGGTGACTACGGCCTGGGCAAGGTGCGCTATGTCTACGTGTCCTACCCGAACCTGCCGGGCGAGCCGATGGACATCATGAAAGGCTTCGAAGCCAAGTTCAAGGGCGAAGACTTCAGCACCGCGACCGCCATCTCGGTCTACAAGACCCTCGGCGCCGCAATGGCCAAGGCCAAGTCGACCGATCCTGTGAAGGTGGCGAAGGCGATGGAAGGCCTGTCGGTCAAGATCCACTCCGGCGAAGCGCAGATGCGCGCCAGCGACCACCAGCTGCAGCAGACGCTGTACCTGGCCACGTGGAACAAGGTCGACAAGAAGAACCCGGTGAACCGCGAGAACACCGGCAACACCTGGCACGCCGAGAAGGTGTTCGAGCCCTATGTGGCCAGCACCCCGACCACCTGCCAGATGAAGCGTCCGAGCTGA
- a CDS encoding branched-chain amino acid ABC transporter permease has product MEFFTISLLNGISYGLLLFMLSSGLTLIFSMMGVLNFAHASFYMLGAYAAFSVSKYLGYWPALFIAPLIAFVLGAAFERFCLRRVHKFGHVPELLITFGLSFVMLELVQLTWGRLPVDYKVPAALDGPLFTLYGTQFPMYRGFMMFVAFLMLVSIWLLLAKTRIGLIIQSALTHPEMSESLGHNVPRVFMLVFGGGAALAGLAGVIGGNAYVTEPGMAAAVGPIIFVVVVVGGMGSLAGAFAASLLIGVLQTFAVAMDHSLLGALRSLNVNVTPSTFGYALLELKISQVAPILPYALLVLMLIFRPRGLMGTREG; this is encoded by the coding sequence ATGGAGTTCTTCACCATATCGCTACTGAACGGCATCAGCTATGGGCTGTTGCTGTTCATGCTGAGTTCAGGGCTGACCCTGATCTTCAGCATGATGGGCGTGCTCAATTTCGCCCATGCCAGCTTCTACATGCTGGGCGCCTACGCGGCTTTCTCCGTGTCGAAGTACCTGGGCTACTGGCCGGCGCTTTTCATCGCGCCGCTGATCGCCTTCGTGCTGGGTGCGGCGTTCGAGCGCTTCTGTCTGCGCCGCGTGCACAAGTTCGGCCACGTGCCAGAGCTGCTCATCACCTTCGGCCTCTCGTTCGTGATGCTCGAGCTGGTGCAACTCACCTGGGGCCGCCTGCCGGTGGACTACAAGGTGCCCGCAGCGCTCGACGGTCCGCTCTTCACGCTGTACGGCACGCAGTTCCCGATGTACCGCGGCTTCATGATGTTCGTCGCCTTCCTGATGCTGGTGTCGATCTGGCTGCTGCTCGCGAAGACGCGCATCGGCCTGATCATCCAGTCGGCGCTGACGCACCCGGAGATGTCGGAGTCGCTGGGCCACAACGTGCCGCGTGTGTTCATGCTGGTGTTCGGCGGTGGTGCTGCGCTGGCCGGCCTTGCGGGCGTGATCGGCGGCAACGCCTACGTCACCGAGCCCGGCATGGCGGCAGCGGTCGGCCCGATCATCTTCGTGGTGGTGGTGGTCGGCGGCATGGGTTCGCTCGCCGGTGCCTTTGCGGCGTCGCTCCTGATCGGCGTCCTCCAGACCTTCGCGGTGGCGATGGACCACTCGCTGCTGGGCGCGCTGCGCTCACTGAACGTGAACGTCACACCTTCCACCTTTGGCTATGCGCTGCTCGAATTGAAGATCTCGCAGGTGGCACCCATCCTTCCGTACGCGTTGCTGGTGCTCATGCTGATCTTCCGCCCGAGAGGCTTGATGGGCACGCGCGAGGGCTGA
- a CDS encoding branched-chain amino acid ABC transporter permease gives MSKTQYFQFQPFNIGRLVIWSGFALLLLVAPLIFKSSLALTVLSQMGYMIIICLSYNLLLGQGGMLSFGHAVYTGLGAFFAIHALNLASGGKLPIPVSLIPIVGGVAGAGVAAILGWVTTKKSANTFAMITLGVGELVFAMSLMFSGFFGGEGGVSANRVIGEPVFGITFGPAIQVYYLIAVYCFICTGLMFMLTRTPLGRMLNAVRDNPERVEFVGYNTQVVRYIAFIIAGFFAGIGGGLTALNFEIVTAEAVGAARSGGYLLFTFLGGALFFFGPIIGAVLAVLAFVLLSELTKAWLLYLGLVFLVMVMFAPGGISSLIMMNLRVALFKKWNRLALSYVGLVLTTAVWLVGAAALIEMVYHVQLEAGTGDTIKFLGQVLNTKDMTNWVGAGVLLVVGGALFEMVRRRFHAKWGAIQEEIEKEIHRRGAA, from the coding sequence ATGAGCAAGACACAGTATTTCCAATTTCAGCCCTTCAATATCGGCCGCCTCGTCATCTGGAGCGGGTTCGCGCTGCTGCTGCTCGTGGCACCGCTGATCTTCAAGAGCAGCCTTGCACTGACCGTGTTGTCCCAGATGGGCTACATGATCATCATCTGCCTCAGCTACAACCTGCTGTTGGGCCAGGGCGGCATGCTGAGCTTCGGCCACGCGGTGTACACCGGCCTCGGCGCCTTCTTCGCGATTCATGCGCTCAACCTGGCCAGCGGCGGCAAGCTGCCGATCCCGGTGAGCCTGATCCCCATCGTGGGCGGCGTGGCGGGTGCCGGCGTGGCCGCGATCCTCGGCTGGGTGACCACCAAGAAATCGGCCAACACCTTCGCGATGATCACGCTGGGTGTGGGCGAACTGGTGTTCGCGATGTCGCTGATGTTCTCGGGCTTCTTCGGTGGCGAGGGCGGCGTCAGCGCCAATCGCGTGATCGGGGAGCCGGTGTTCGGCATCACCTTCGGCCCGGCGATCCAGGTGTACTACCTGATCGCGGTGTATTGCTTCATCTGCACCGGCCTGATGTTCATGCTGACGCGCACGCCGCTTGGCCGCATGCTCAACGCCGTGCGTGACAACCCGGAACGTGTCGAGTTCGTCGGCTACAACACCCAGGTCGTGCGCTACATCGCGTTCATCATCGCCGGCTTCTTTGCCGGCATCGGTGGCGGCTTGACGGCGCTCAACTTCGAGATCGTGACGGCCGAAGCCGTGGGTGCTGCGCGCTCGGGTGGCTATCTGCTGTTCACCTTCCTCGGCGGGGCGTTGTTCTTCTTCGGCCCGATCATCGGCGCGGTGCTGGCGGTGCTGGCCTTCGTGCTGCTGTCCGAGCTGACGAAAGCCTGGCTGCTCTACCTGGGCCTGGTGTTCCTCGTGATGGTGATGTTCGCCCCCGGCGGCATCTCCAGCCTGATCATGATGAACCTGCGGGTGGCGCTGTTCAAGAAGTGGAATCGCCTCGCGCTGAGCTATGTCGGCCTGGTGCTCACCACCGCGGTCTGGCTGGTGGGCGCTGCCGCGCTGATCGAGATGGTCTATCACGTCCAGCTCGAAGCCGGCACCGGCGACACCATCAAGTTCCTGGGCCAGGTGCTCAACACCAAGGACATGACCAACTGGGTCGGCGCCGGCGTGCTGCTGGTGGTGGGTGGTGCGCTGTTCGAGATGGTGCGTCGCCGCTTCCATGCGAAGTGGGGCGCCATCCAGGAAGAAATCGAAAAAGAGATTCACCGCAGAGGTGCTGCATGA